Proteins co-encoded in one Blastocatellia bacterium genomic window:
- a CDS encoding serine/threonine protein kinase has translation MGRCVNCGNIFSDEVLFCPKDGEFALLDVVLKDTYLIKEKLGEGGMAMVFKATNILTNSICAIKIIHPDMLESELNAVERLLLEAVKIKKIAHPNIVKVLDFGPLNDGELVYLTMELLKGRTLKQEIIQKGPINYKKVAFLIEQVCAAIAAAHERGIIHRDIKPENIFLLEDIKDNILLKVLDFGISTDHVTQFTGAAKQIIGTPEYMSPEQCEAHKNLDVRSDIYNLGVTLYEMLTGRVPFPIAFWEPYEVLRKQMFEDPEPLTSLRPDIPVSVEKVVLKALEKKS, from the coding sequence ATGGGTAGGTGTGTTAATTGCGGTAATATATTTAGTGATGAAGTGCTATTTTGTCCAAAAGATGGGGAGTTTGCTCTATTAGATGTAGTATTAAAAGATACTTATTTAATTAAGGAAAAATTAGGTGAAGGTGGTATGGCTATGGTATTTAAGGCTACTAATATCTTAACTAATTCCATATGTGCCATTAAAATTATTCATCCTGATATGTTAGAAAGCGAACTTAATGCAGTAGAACGACTTCTTTTGGAAGCTGTAAAAATAAAAAAAATAGCCCATCCAAATATTGTAAAAGTACTGGATTTTGGCCCACTTAATGATGGAGAACTTGTTTATTTAACTATGGAACTACTAAAGGGCAGAACCTTAAAACAGGAAATTATTCAAAAAGGCCCAATAAACTACAAAAAAGTCGCTTTTCTTATTGAACAAGTTTGTGCTGCTATTGCTGCTGCTCATGAAAGAGGTATTATCCATCGTGATATAAAACCTGAAAATATTTTTCTTTTAGAAGATATAAAAGATAATATATTACTTAAGGTGCTAGATTTTGGTATTTCTACAGACCATGTTACTCAATTTACAGGAGCAGCAAAACAAATAATAGGCACTCCAGAATATATGTCTCCAGAACAATGCGAGGCTCATAAAAATTTAGATGTTAGGTCTGATATTTATAATCTTGGGGTCACTTTATATGAAATGTTAACGGGCAGGGTACCTTTCCCAATAGCTTTTTGGGAGCCTTACGAAGTTTTACGCAAACAAATGTTTGAAGATCCTGAACCTTTAACTAGTTTGCGGCCTGATATTCCTGTTAGCGTTGAAAAAGTTGTACTAAAAGCTTTAGAAAAAAAATCCTAA
- a CDS encoding dipeptide ABC transporter ATP-binding protein, which yields MTTEKNLLEINNLQVYFHLSGGGLLDRIMGSKPRTVKAVDDVSFNIKKGETLGLVGESGCGKSTTGRAILQLVKPTGGQIIFQGKDLAQLPNQQMRPFRRHLQMIFQNPYASLNPRMTVKDIIAEPLTVFNNLAGIELDRQVQNLMEKVGLNPQFIKRYPHEFSGGQRQRIGIARALALNPDFIVADEPIAALDVSIQAQIMNLLQQLQKDLSLTYLFISHDLRAVRYMSNRVAVMYLGKIVELAEASEIYQKPLHPYTQALISAVPVPDPVAEKKRQRIVLQGDVPSPLNPPSGCRFHTRCPQVMAECKTNEPKFVNIGNNHYVACFLANK from the coding sequence ATGACTACAGAAAAAAATCTATTAGAAATCAATAATTTACAAGTATATTTTCATTTAAGCGGAGGCGGTTTGCTAGACCGTATAATGGGCAGCAAACCACGCACGGTTAAGGCTGTTGATGATGTTTCATTTAATATTAAAAAGGGTGAGACTTTAGGGCTTGTTGGTGAGTCTGGATGCGGAAAATCAACTACAGGCCGTGCAATTTTGCAATTAGTTAAACCTACAGGTGGACAAATAATTTTCCAAGGTAAAGATTTAGCACAATTACCAAATCAGCAAATGCGTCCTTTTCGCCGACATTTACAAATGATCTTTCAAAATCCTTATGCTTCACTTAATCCTAGAATGACAGTAAAAGACATTATTGCTGAACCTTTAACAGTTTTTAACAATTTAGCTGGTATAGAGTTAGATAGACAAGTACAAAATTTGATGGAAAAAGTAGGCTTAAACCCTCAATTTATAAAGCGTTATCCTCATGAATTTTCTGGCGGCCAGCGGCAGCGAATTGGAATTGCACGAGCCTTAGCACTTAATCCAGATTTTATTGTAGCTGATGAGCCTATTGCAGCATTAGATGTGTCTATTCAAGCTCAAATTATGAACTTGCTCCAACAATTACAAAAAGATCTATCGCTAACTTACTTATTTATTTCTCATGATTTACGAGCCGTTAGATATATGAGCAATCGAGTTGCTGTAATGTATTTAGGCAAAATTGTAGAACTAGCCGAAGCAAGCGAAATTTACCAAAAGCCTCTACACCCTTATACACAAGCCTTGATTTCTGCCGTCCCTGTACCTGATCCAGTAGCAGAAAAAAAGCGGCAACGTATTGTCTTACAAGGAGATGTTCCTAGTCCGTTAAATCCTCCTAGCGGTTGCCGGTTTCATACTCGCTGCCCTCAAGTTATGGCCGAATGTAAAACTAATGAACCAAAGTTTGTAAATATTGGTAATAACCATTATGTAGCTTGTTTTTTAGCAAATAAATAA
- a CDS encoding tetratricopeptide repeat protein translates to MSHLEKGEHIFAINCFTEAIGYSFGYSDAHYYCGLAYQAINDIDEAIKCFDIVISLEPNRAEAYFKRALCYQSKNKLELAINDFSQTTKLDAKHQQAFYYRALNYKKLSRFEEAKEDLHLAIELDSKDALSYFNLALLYHYENELDIAFSSYSQAITLNPNHLESYVLRAFIYKVKGDLDNAMIDCNLALQIDPISQIAYFVRALIYLAKMTLDLKKIHEFDIPFVLAELSDSEILSILTKLL, encoded by the coding sequence TTGTCGCATTTAGAAAAAGGTGAACATATATTTGCTATCAATTGTTTTACTGAAGCTATAGGCTATAGTTTTGGGTATAGCGATGCGCATTATTACTGCGGACTTGCTTATCAAGCTATTAACGATATAGATGAGGCCATTAAATGTTTTGATATAGTTATTAGCTTAGAACCTAACAGAGCAGAAGCTTATTTTAAGCGTGCTTTGTGTTATCAAAGTAAGAATAAATTAGAGTTAGCAATTAACGATTTTAGTCAGACTACCAAATTAGATGCTAAGCATCAACAAGCTTTTTACTACCGAGCATTAAACTATAAAAAACTTTCTCGTTTTGAAGAAGCTAAAGAAGATTTACATCTTGCTATTGAGCTTGATTCTAAAGATGCTCTTTCCTATTTTAATTTAGCCTTGCTATATCATTATGAAAATGAACTTGATATAGCATTTAGTAGCTATAGCCAAGCCATTACTTTAAACCCAAATCACTTAGAATCATATGTTTTACGAGCATTTATTTACAAAGTTAAAGGTGATTTAGACAATGCTATGATTGATTGTAATTTGGCTTTGCAAATAGATCCTATATCTCAAATAGCATATTTTGTACGGGCATTGATTTATCTTGCTAAAATGACTTTGGATTTAAAGAAAATTCATGAATTTGATATACCTTTTGTTCTTGCTGAATTGTCTGATTCTGAAATTTTATCTATTTTGACAAAACTCTTATAG
- a CDS encoding ABC transporter permease — translation MLRLIIRRLLGMIPILLIIITITFFLLRLAPGSPFANDKAFPPEVIQALNEQYGLDKPLHIQYFNYVKELMKGNLGPSTRYVGRSVNELIWQHLPTSVVLGLLAYLFALVLGLIIGIISSLRQNSLLDYVSMAVAMLGISLPSFVLGPLLVIIFSLTLFWLPPARWGEPKHLILPALTLSAVYIAYIARLTRSGMLEVLRADYIRTARAKGLAESVVVLRHALRGGIIPVISFTGPALTFLLAGTIVVEKIFAVPGLGKIFIEAANSRDYSVVMGLTLFISTVLVVMNLLVDITIGLLDPRISYK, via the coding sequence ATGCTTCGGTTAATCATTCGCCGTCTGCTAGGCATGATACCTATTTTGCTAATTATTATTACTATCACTTTTTTTCTTCTGCGGCTTGCTCCAGGCAGCCCCTTTGCTAATGATAAAGCTTTTCCTCCAGAAGTTATTCAAGCTCTAAATGAGCAATATGGACTAGATAAACCTCTTCATATTCAATATTTTAACTATGTAAAAGAGTTAATGAAAGGAAATCTTGGCCCCTCAACCCGTTATGTAGGACGTTCGGTTAACGAACTTATTTGGCAGCATTTACCAACTTCTGTTGTTTTAGGCTTGCTAGCTTACTTGTTTGCACTAGTTCTTGGTTTAATAATTGGGATAATTTCTTCATTAAGGCAAAATTCACTTCTTGATTATGTTTCAATGGCTGTAGCAATGCTAGGGATTTCCCTGCCAAGTTTTGTACTCGGGCCACTGCTAGTAATTATTTTTTCTCTAACCCTTTTTTGGCTACCTCCAGCACGTTGGGGAGAGCCTAAACATCTAATTTTACCTGCACTTACCTTGTCGGCTGTCTACATTGCTTATATTGCCCGGCTAACTCGTAGCGGAATGCTTGAAGTCCTACGGGCCGATTATATTCGTACTGCTAGAGCCAAAGGACTTGCTGAAAGCGTTGTAGTCCTAAGACACGCGCTAAGAGGTGGAATAATTCCTGTAATTTCATTTACTGGCCCGGCTCTTACATTTTTGCTAGCTGGAACAATTGTTGTAGAAAAAATTTTTGCCGTTCCTGGACTAGGAAAAATCTTTATCGAAGCTGCTAATTCTCGTGATTATTCTGTAGTAATGGGACTAACGCTATTTATTTCTACAGTATTAGTAGTAATGAATCTACTTGTAGATATCACCATAGGTTTACTTGATCCACGTATTAGCTATAAATAG
- a CDS encoding peptide ABC transporter substrate-binding protein — MYKTKIVLVCLLIAIISLPACISASAYFGKITTPKNQILYYCNASEPRSIDPHKTAGIPEGNIIMSVIEGLTVYDPKTLEPRPGIAERWEAVDQAKKWVFYLRKNAFWTDKRPVTAHDFIWAWKRGIDPKTGTPYAGLLYFIKNAEAISQGKSSINDLGVRAIDDYTLEVEMERPTAFFIKMTPHFVFSPLPSWAIEKWGDRWTESKNIVTNGAFKLQEHKPYSQVVLVKNPDYWDAANVKLDKAYFYPVDDNPTTVNLYKSGEIDVMQSGSVPPAFIKALRHKKDYVKGTFFTSYFFSINVQKKPFTDVRVRKALNLAIDKASITDKLIGKGDIPATTLVPPGISGYPEIKSDGYNPELAKKLMAEAGFPDGKGFPTITIYFNTLDTHRQIAEAIQRMWKESLNINIELQNEEWQTFTARRERREFDLARNSWTGDYLDPDTFLNLFGKDVPNNNSGWINEEYVKMLEEANQAPAEAKRNEKLAKVEEFLLDNLPFIPIYFTALSYLKKPYVEGWYPNLFDTHPLKAVSINTEWKPENESIKPN; from the coding sequence ATGTATAAAACAAAAATAGTCTTAGTTTGCCTACTTATTGCGATCATCTCACTACCTGCTTGTATTAGTGCATCAGCTTATTTTGGAAAAATTACAACACCTAAAAACCAAATACTTTATTACTGTAATGCCTCTGAACCTCGCTCAATAGATCCACATAAAACAGCCGGCATTCCTGAAGGCAATATAATAATGAGTGTTATAGAAGGTCTTACAGTCTATGACCCTAAAACCTTAGAACCTCGTCCAGGAATAGCTGAACGATGGGAAGCAGTAGACCAGGCTAAAAAATGGGTTTTCTATTTACGTAAAAATGCTTTTTGGACAGATAAACGCCCTGTTACAGCACACGACTTTATTTGGGCTTGGAAACGTGGAATTGACCCTAAAACTGGAACTCCTTATGCTGGACTACTTTACTTCATAAAAAATGCTGAAGCAATTTCTCAGGGTAAGTCATCTATTAATGATTTAGGAGTCCGTGCAATTGATGATTATACTTTAGAAGTTGAAATGGAACGTCCAACAGCTTTTTTTATAAAGATGACACCTCATTTTGTGTTTTCTCCTTTGCCAAGTTGGGCGATTGAAAAATGGGGAGATCGTTGGACAGAAAGCAAAAATATTGTCACAAATGGAGCTTTTAAGCTTCAAGAACATAAACCTTATAGTCAAGTTGTACTTGTTAAAAATCCTGATTACTGGGACGCAGCAAATGTAAAGCTAGACAAAGCTTATTTTTATCCTGTGGATGACAATCCAACTACAGTAAATCTTTATAAGTCTGGTGAAATTGATGTTATGCAAAGTGGAAGTGTTCCACCAGCTTTTATTAAAGCTTTAAGACATAAAAAAGATTATGTCAAAGGTACATTTTTTACTAGTTATTTCTTTAGTATAAATGTTCAAAAAAAACCTTTTACTGATGTACGAGTACGTAAAGCACTTAATTTAGCTATAGATAAAGCTTCAATCACTGATAAACTTATAGGAAAAGGTGATATTCCAGCAACAACGCTAGTTCCTCCAGGAATATCAGGTTATCCAGAAATCAAAAGCGATGGTTATAATCCAGAATTAGCTAAAAAATTAATGGCTGAAGCAGGTTTTCCTGATGGAAAAGGATTTCCTACTATTACTATTTATTTCAATACTTTAGATACACACCGCCAAATTGCTGAAGCAATACAAAGAATGTGGAAAGAATCTCTTAACATAAATATTGAACTACAAAATGAAGAATGGCAGACCTTTACGGCTCGTCGGGAACGTCGGGAATTTGATTTAGCTAGAAATTCATGGACAGGTGATTACTTAGACCCTGATACTTTCTTAAACTTATTTGGAAAAGATGTTCCAAATAATAATTCTGGCTGGATTAATGAAGAATACGTAAAAATGCTAGAAGAAGCTAATCAAGCCCCTGCCGAAGCTAAACGTAATGAAAAACTAGCAAAAGTAGAAGAATTTCTACTTGATAATTTACCATTTATACCAATTTATTTTACTGCTTTAAGTTATCTTAAAAAGCCTTATGTTGAAGGTTGGTATCCAAATCTTTTTGATACTCACCCTCTAAAAGCTGTTTCTATCAACACAGAATGGAAGCCAGAAAACGAATCCATTAAACCCAACTAG
- a CDS encoding transposase: MKYIELDQNKIGTKIDEKKILEDELWDGYYGLQSNATDLSPQDILDYYHQLWKIEESFRIFKSHLETRPIFHWTAKRIKGHFVLSFIAFLLERTLEIQLKQNNISYSPLLILKAIDELQYSVLFVQGNEFFLRSQVSGLANDILRTLKIKIPPNVSPSDSFSFSFL; this comes from the coding sequence TTGAAGTATATTGAGTTGGATCAAAATAAGATAGGCACAAAAATAGATGAGAAAAAGATCCTTGAGGATGAACTTTGGGATGGTTATTATGGACTGCAATCCAATGCAACTGACTTATCGCCTCAAGATATTTTGGACTACTATCATCAGTTATGGAAAATTGAAGAAAGTTTTAGAATTTTCAAATCTCATTTAGAAACTCGTCCTATTTTTCATTGGACTGCTAAACGCATTAAAGGCCACTTTGTCTTGTCTTTCATTGCTTTCTTGCTTGAAAGAACTTTGGAAATCCAGCTTAAGCAAAATAATATTTCTTATTCTCCTTTGCTTATTCTCAAAGCTATTGATGAACTTCAATATTCTGTTTTATTTGTTCAAGGCAACGAATTTTTCCTTCGTTCTCAGGTTTCTGGCCTTGCCAATGATATCCTCAGAACTTTGAAAATTAAAATTCCTCCTAATGTTTCTCCTTCTGATTCTTTCTCCTTTTCGTTTTTGTAG
- a CDS encoding IS1634 family transposase: protein MFLREIKSKNKKYLHIIESYREEGKVKHRSVAALGSIDDEKKAEQLRKIGEALLKYTKSPKLIDIREAKELGRKNWGTVAVVKKLWDKFGLGQLFQELKEERKIEFEFFSAIFLMLMDRLREPKSKLKSYQQQNNYHGIIEIELHQLYRALDILEESKEKIEEYIFEKNKTLWNMEVDLVLYDVTTFYFESVRADELREFGYGKDGNINEVQILFGLLVDIEGRPIGFDIFPGSTFEGHTIKEAIKKLSKRFEVKRLIVIADQGMFSKENLELIKQSNYQYIVGGRLKNRSKEIKQEVLAQDGYTELSYKNADKSDEKFKVKKIKLEEDDLICSWSKGGQKR from the coding sequence ATGTTCTTACGAGAAATAAAGTCAAAAAACAAAAAATATCTACACATAATAGAAAGCTACCGAGAAGAAGGAAAAGTAAAACACCGATCAGTAGCAGCACTAGGGTCTATAGATGATGAGAAAAAAGCGGAGCAATTGAGAAAAATAGGGGAGGCATTGCTAAAATATACTAAATCCCCAAAGTTAATAGATATAAGAGAAGCAAAAGAATTAGGAAGAAAAAACTGGGGAACAGTGGCAGTAGTAAAAAAGTTATGGGACAAGTTTGGATTAGGTCAACTATTTCAAGAACTAAAAGAGGAAAGAAAAATAGAATTTGAATTTTTTAGTGCGATATTTTTAATGCTGATGGATAGGTTAAGAGAACCAAAAAGCAAATTGAAATCATATCAGCAACAGAACAATTATCATGGAATAATAGAGATAGAACTGCATCAGCTATACAGAGCTTTAGATATATTAGAAGAAAGTAAAGAAAAAATAGAAGAATATATATTTGAAAAAAATAAAACATTATGGAATATGGAAGTAGACTTGGTATTGTATGATGTAACAACATTTTATTTTGAAAGTGTAAGAGCAGATGAGTTGAGGGAGTTTGGATATGGAAAAGATGGAAATATAAATGAAGTACAAATTTTGTTTGGCTTGTTAGTAGATATAGAAGGAAGACCAATAGGATTTGATATTTTTCCAGGAAGCACTTTTGAAGGTCACACAATAAAGGAAGCAATAAAAAAACTATCAAAACGCTTTGAGGTAAAACGTTTGATTGTGATAGCAGATCAAGGAATGTTTTCTAAAGAGAATTTAGAGTTAATAAAACAATCCAACTATCAATACATTGTTGGAGGTAGACTTAAAAATCGCTCTAAAGAAATTAAGCAAGAAGTTTTAGCTCAAGATGGTTACACAGAACTTAGCTATAAGAATGCAGATAAAAGTGATGAAAAGTTTAAGGTTAAAAAAATCAAGTTAGAAGAAGATGATTTGATTTGCAGTTGGTCAAAAGGAGGGCAGAAAAGATAA
- the selD gene encoding selenide, water dikinase SelD yields MWLCNYRNNSPRKIVANSNAKAGDKLILTKSLGTGIISSGIKFERASNEARQAAIKAMTEPNKLASEIMQEIGVNAATDITGFGLLGHAYEMAKGSQVTLQLATNKISIMPQVFELLAEKIMTKGDRNNRKYVGDTITFAPDVLPAMQSVF; encoded by the coding sequence ATTTGGTTATGCAATTACAGGAATAATTCACCCAGAAAAATAGTTGCTAATTCAAATGCAAAAGCTGGCGATAAGTTAATTCTTACCAAATCTTTAGGTACAGGAATTATAAGTTCAGGAATTAAATTTGAGCGTGCATCAAACGAAGCAAGACAAGCTGCAATTAAAGCTATGACAGAACCAAATAAACTTGCTTCAGAAATAATGCAGGAAATTGGAGTTAACGCAGCAACGGACATAACTGGTTTTGGATTATTGGGGCATGCCTATGAAATGGCTAAAGGAAGCCAAGTTACTTTGCAACTAGCAACAAACAAAATATCAATAATGCCACAGGTTTTTGAACTTTTAGCAGAAAAAATTATGACTAAAGGCGACCGTAACAACCGAAAATATGTTGGAGATACAATAACTTTTGCTCCTGATGTTCTGCCAGCTATGCAGTCAGTTTTTTGA
- a CDS encoding ABC transporter permease produces the protein MSQEVNIAKKELVVGTSLWEDAWRRLKKNKLAIFGAIVLILIVTVSLFGPIFSSYTYDQINLDRSSEPPSWDHWFGTDQLGRDILVRSLIGGRISLMVGLVATSVSFVIGVTYGAISGYFGGYIDELMMRIVDIIYSLPYLFLVIVLLAFFTKSIFMLFLVLGAVSWLTMARIVRGQVLSIKNQEFVEAARAVGVETPQIIFRHIVPNTLGPVIVYTTLTIPSAMLSEAFLSFLGLGVQPPLASWGTMVNEGIEAISVYPWQLIFPGLMMAITLFSVNFLGDGLRAALDPQMRKD, from the coding sequence ATGAGTCAAGAAGTTAATATAGCTAAAAAAGAACTAGTAGTTGGTACTAGTTTATGGGAAGATGCTTGGCGCAGACTGAAAAAAAATAAGCTAGCTATATTTGGTGCTATAGTATTGATACTAATTGTTACTGTTTCTTTATTTGGCCCAATTTTTTCTTCCTACACTTATGACCAAATTAATTTAGATAGAAGTAGCGAGCCTCCAAGTTGGGATCATTGGTTTGGAACTGATCAACTAGGACGCGATATTTTAGTCCGTTCCTTGATTGGCGGACGAATTTCCTTAATGGTTGGGCTAGTTGCAACATCTGTTAGTTTTGTAATAGGTGTAACTTATGGAGCAATTTCTGGTTATTTTGGTGGCTACATTGATGAATTAATGATGAGGATTGTAGACATTATTTATTCATTACCCTACTTATTTTTAGTAATTGTTTTACTAGCGTTTTTTACTAAAAGTATTTTTATGCTTTTTCTGGTTTTAGGTGCTGTGTCTTGGCTAACAATGGCGCGTATTGTTCGAGGGCAAGTTTTGTCAATAAAAAACCAAGAATTTGTTGAAGCAGCCAGGGCCGTAGGAGTAGAAACCCCTCAAATTATTTTCCGTCATATTGTTCCTAATACTTTAGGCCCGGTAATTGTTTATACAACATTAACTATTCCTAGTGCGATGCTTTCAGAAGCATTTCTTAGCTTTTTAGGCTTAGGTGTACAACCTCCGCTAGCAAGTTGGGGAACAATGGTAAATGAAGGAATAGAAGCTATTTCTGTCTATCCTTGGCAATTAATCTTCCCTGGTTTAATGATGGCAATCACGCTTTTTAGCGTAAATTTTTTAGGCGATGGCCTTCGAGCTGCGCTTGATCCACAAATGAGAAAAGACTAA
- a CDS encoding Rieske (2Fe-2S) protein, translating into MEFHPVCKFSEVGFGEAKGFVVEGHSIAIFNIRGKLYAIENMCPHMAAPLDDGVIDGQKITCRLHFWQIDVTNGQCVSPDNGRCVATYPVKTERGVIKVGIEPKPEVPLVDE; encoded by the coding sequence ATGGAGTTTCATCCTGTTTGCAAGTTTAGCGAAGTTGGTTTTGGAGAAGCTAAAGGTTTTGTAGTTGAAGGTCACTCAATAGCAATTTTTAATATTCGTGGCAAACTTTATGCAATTGAAAATATGTGTCCTCATATGGCAGCACCTTTAGATGATGGTGTTATTGATGGACAAAAAATTACTTGTCGGCTGCATTTTTGGCAAATAGATGTTACTAATGGTCAATGTGTCTCACCTGATAATGGGCGTTGTGTTGCAACCTACCCAGTAAAAACAGAACGTGGTGTTATAAAAGTTGGTATAGAACCAAAACCAGAAGTTCCATTAGTAGACGAATAA
- a CDS encoding serine/threonine protein kinase: MKICPQCQRQFENNIAFCAFDGQQLVISSKEDALVGRLIDYKYQLHERIARGGTGSVYRGTHLQLNMPIAIKILHAETAQDFTSVERCRREAYAAMQIRHPNAIAVMDFGVTPDGLVYVVMEFLVGKTLRQKIKENRYPSLVEVNETIQQICAALSVAHRHKIIHRDLKPENIFVHKDGELEIVKVLDFGIAKFKDISSEDAMQLTRQGIVIGTPYYMSPEQCYGKEVDARSDIYSLGIMLYELLAGRLPFLGQSHTAIAVKQARETPRPIYEIRSNIPPVLNAVVMHALEKSPSNRPATIEIFAQELAAAMKAISEKEFMKVFLEASEQDLEAAILLTSDPSKIPSQMQVTNTKNKSGSSKKITFGYSNKAQADLLAPLSTINTLSQDLISQNNASITNNLESINLSVSDKSLVEDKSLSDTTSIPLTETVMQNYRDNFANVSREMYMLLQIILGDLETNQAVDGIFLNELKTTVDQLRSTIYHLQKITK, from the coding sequence ATGAAGATCTGTCCTCAATGCCAACGCCAATTTGAGAACAATATAGCTTTTTGTGCTTTTGATGGTCAACAGTTGGTAATATCTTCTAAGGAAGATGCTTTGGTTGGTAGGTTGATAGATTATAAGTATCAACTACATGAAAGAATTGCTAGAGGAGGGACAGGAAGCGTTTATCGTGGTACACATTTACAATTAAACATGCCAATAGCAATTAAAATCTTGCACGCAGAAACGGCTCAAGATTTTACTTCTGTAGAACGTTGTCGACGTGAAGCCTATGCAGCAATGCAAATACGCCATCCTAATGCTATTGCTGTTATGGATTTTGGCGTTACTCCTGATGGATTAGTTTATGTAGTTATGGAATTTCTAGTAGGTAAAACTCTTCGTCAGAAAATTAAAGAAAACCGTTACCCTAGCCTAGTAGAAGTAAATGAGACTATTCAACAAATCTGTGCTGCTCTATCCGTTGCTCATAGACACAAAATCATCCATCGGGACTTAAAACCAGAAAATATTTTTGTTCATAAAGATGGAGAATTAGAAATAGTAAAAGTTTTAGACTTTGGAATTGCCAAATTTAAGGACATTTCTTCTGAAGATGCGATGCAACTAACTCGCCAAGGTATAGTTATTGGCACTCCTTACTATATGTCACCAGAACAATGCTATGGAAAAGAAGTAGATGCGCGCTCAGATATTTACTCGTTAGGAATAATGCTTTATGAGCTTTTAGCAGGACGATTACCTTTTTTAGGCCAATCACACACAGCAATTGCAGTAAAACAAGCCCGTGAAACACCGCGTCCAATTTATGAAATACGATCTAATATTCCACCTGTGCTTAATGCTGTAGTTATGCACGCACTAGAAAAATCTCCATCTAATCGACCAGCAACTATAGAAATATTTGCTCAAGAGTTAGCAGCAGCAATGAAAGCCATCTCCGAAAAAGAATTTATGAAGGTTTTTTTAGAAGCTAGTGAACAAGACCTGGAAGCAGCAATCTTACTAACATCTGACCCAAGTAAAATACCTAGCCAAATGCAAGTTACCAATACCAAAAACAAATCAGGTAGTTCAAAGAAAATTACTTTTGGTTATAGTAATAAAGCTCAAGCTGATTTATTAGCACCCCTATCAACTATAAACACTTTATCTCAAGACCTTATTTCTCAAAACAATGCTTCTATTACCAACAACTTAGAATCTATAAACTTATCTGTTTCTGACAAAAGTTTAGTAGAAGATAAAAGCCTTTCTGACACTACATCAATTCCTCTCACAGAAACAGTAATGCAAAACTACCGAGATAATTTTGCTAATGTCTCTCGTGAAATGTATATGTTGCTACAAATTATTTTGGGTGATTTAGAAACTAATCAAGCAGTAGATGGGATTTTTCTTAATGAGCTAAAAACCACTGTTGACCAATTACGTTCAACAATTTATCACCTACAAAAAATTACTAAATAA